GTCGGCGTCCTGGAAGGCGGTCCACCAGGCGCCGAGGCCGGGCGTGATCTCGCCGGCTTCCTCGCGCAGCAGCAGGAAGTCGTAGGCGGCCCGGAAGCGCGGATGCTCGAGGGTCTGGAAGGCACGCTTGCCGTGACGCCTGGGCAGGTGCATCTGCAGGTCCCAGATCTCGCGCATCGGGATGCTGAAGCGCTTGGGGATCGAGATGTGCTTGAGCTGACGGCTGACCGCCTGCTGGGCGGCGGTATGCAGTGCCGGCACGGCGGGCATGCCGTCATCCATCAGCGCCGCATGGCGCATCGTCACTCCCGGCCACAGCAGGGCGCCGATCAGGAAGGCCGGCGTCACCGGCCGATCGCGACGGATGCGGTCATCGGTGTTTGCAAGGGCCCGTTCCATCAGCGCTTCGGCCCAGGGCAGGGCCTCGAGAGCCTCGTCGGCCTCCGGGAAGAGCATCGGGAAGAGGCCGTGGTGGCGCAGTGCTCGGAAGGTATCCAGGGCATGGCCCGCGAGGAACAGCTTGAGGATCTCGTCGAACAGCCGGGCCGGCGGAATCTGCAGCAGCAACGGTGCCAGCTCCCGGATCGGGGCCTCGGTGGCGGCGTCCATGCTGAAGTCGAGCTTGGCGGCGAAGCGCACCGCGCGCAGCATGCGCACCGGGTCCTCCCGGTAGCGGGTCGCCGGGTCACCGATCAGGCGCAGGGTGCGAGACTCGATGTCGCGTACGCCATTGGCCCAGTCATGGATCGAGAAGTCGGCGATGTTGTAGTAGAGCGCATTGACCGTGAAGTCGCGACGCAGGGCGTCTTCCTCGACGTTGCCCCAGACGTTGTCACGCAGCAGCAGGCCGTCCCGTGATTGCTGGGACTGCTGGCCGCCGTGATCGTCGTTGGGACGTCCGCGGAAGGTGGTGACCTCGATCACCTCGCGACCGAAGCGCACGTGCACGATGCGAAAGCGCCGCCCGATGATCCGCGAGTTGCGGAACAGGTCGCGCAGCTCCTCCGGGGTCGCGTCGGTGGCGACATCGAAGTCCTTGGGCGTCTTGCCGAGCAGGGAATCCCGGATGCTGCCGCCGACCAGGTACGCCTCGAAGCCCGCATTGTGCAGACGATAGAGGACCTTCAGCGCGGCATCGGAGAAGAGCTTGCGGGAAACGTCGTGGTCATCGCGGGGAATCACGCGCAGCGCGGGGGTCTGGCCGGAGCCGTCCTGAGAGCCGAACAGCGACTTCAGATGCTCACCGGGAGCTTGTAGAAAACGGGTAAATCCTTTGAACATGCAGCGAAATCGACTCGCTAAGGCAAAACCCAAGTGTAGCCGACCACCGACACCTTGGGAACCATTGCCTGTTGGAGGGACGTCCAGATAGGCCGGCCATTCGCGGT
The genomic region above belongs to Halomonas sp. YLGW01 and contains:
- the pcnB gene encoding polynucleotide adenylyltransferase PcnB, producing the protein MFKGFTRFLQAPGEHLKSLFGSQDGSGQTPALRVIPRDDHDVSRKLFSDAALKVLYRLHNAGFEAYLVGGSIRDSLLGKTPKDFDVATDATPEELRDLFRNSRIIGRRFRIVHVRFGREVIEVTTFRGRPNDDHGGQQSQQSRDGLLLRDNVWGNVEEDALRRDFTVNALYYNIADFSIHDWANGVRDIESRTLRLIGDPATRYREDPVRMLRAVRFAAKLDFSMDAATEAPIRELAPLLLQIPPARLFDEILKLFLAGHALDTFRALRHHGLFPMLFPEADEALEALPWAEALMERALANTDDRIRRDRPVTPAFLIGALLWPGVTMRHAALMDDGMPAVPALHTAAQQAVSRQLKHISIPKRFSIPMREIWDLQMHLPRRHGKRAFQTLEHPRFRAAYDFLLLREEAGEITPGLGAWWTAFQDADEHEQRRLLQKLGSDPAGSGGGKKRKRRPRKRRRSAQPSSSQQD